Part of the Vigna unguiculata cultivar IT97K-499-35 chromosome 3, ASM411807v1, whole genome shotgun sequence genome, ATGAAAATGTTAcctttattaatttatgttcaATGTTCTTTTCCATCTTTTATTCTGCTTTTCATTTGGTTGCATAACATAAAATTGTTGGAAATTTACACACCTTCAATGTTTAGAGTTTGTGTTTTTAATTCATTAGACTTCCTTAAAGCACCATTTTCTTTATATACTTCTAAGTTACTCTTTCTTATTTAGGTATTTTATATGAACAAAATctaattaatattatcttttacaAGTACATGAATATGCATaccatttaatataaattaataaagaaaaatatttaaaagtataatatatggttacacatttttttaccaTATGAGATGAGTAACCAAACTCAaggaaataattgatatttctattttatatcattacatgatataaataattataataagacAAGTTTGGATTggattcattaattataaatagtgTGTTGAAATTGAAAAGTGGATCGGACTGAACCCTACATCGGAAGTGTTCTGTTCGGCGGAGAGagaaatagagaaagaaaatgGAGGAAGGTAAACTGAGAGAGCTGAAGCAGTTCATAGAGTCATGCAGGTCCAATCCATCACTCCTCCACAACCCATCCCTTTCCTTCTTCAAGGCTTATCTCCTCAGGTTTCGTTTTCTTCCCAttttttcatctctttcttCCAATTCACCCTCACTCGCTCACACTCTCCCTCTGATGCAGCCTCGGTGCTCGCATCCCTCCCCAACCCAAAACGGTGATTCTCCCTTCCCCTGTTCATATCTTCTAAATCAGTTTTGGAATCTCTGTTTTCTATTACTCACTCAACTTGTGCAGGAACCAGGTGATTTTTATGAGACCAAGCCAGACCCTCCTTTATCTGCTCAAGACGACCTTGTAGAATCTGATATAGAGTTGGATAATGCTGATGTTGTTGAACCCGATAATGACCCTCCTCAAAAGGTATGCTATCTTCTGTATGGACTCACTGCAATGCCTTTCACTCTCAACAACTCTGTAATTTAAACCGTATTGCTATTGCAGATGGGAGATCCTTCTGTTGAAGTGACGGAAGAAAACAGGAATGCTGCTCAACTAGCAAAGTCAAAAGCAGTCGATGCTATCTCAGAAGGCAATTCAATTCATGATTACTTATAGTTTACTCTCTTTCTTTTGAATCTCTCAACTTAAGCTTTTTGGACATTCTTGTTGTTTGACAATTGTGTTAttctttttaatgaatttttaggTAATTTGGACGAAGCACTGGACCAACTGACAGAAGCTATTTTGTTGAATCCCCAATCAGCTATACTTTATGCAACAAGAGGTATGCATTCTCTCGGACCAGAATCAAATGCCTTCCAATAAATTTCTTTTGCTATTGTTTTCTTTCCACTTTCCACTTTATTGTGTGTTTTACCTTCTGTATCATTTGGAAATCTCGATTTCTTGTTTTCAGCTAGTGTCTTTGTGAAACTGAAGAAGCCAAACGCTGCTATACGGGATGCTGACACAGCCTTGAAGGTTTATTCTATTCCTCATCTCATAGAAAAATGGTATGAAAGCAATATCTGTGCCACGAGTTTCTGTACTCAAAGGTCTATTATTTGTTCCAGATTAACCCAGATTCAGCCAAAGGATACAAAATAAGAGGAATGTCGAGGGCTATGTTGGGACTATGGGAAGAAGCAGCAAGTGACCTTCATGTGGCTTCAAAGTTAGATTATGATGAAGAGCTAAGTACCGTACTTAAAAAGGTAATTTGCCTTCTTTCGACAGATGAAACCTGCGGAAGGTATTGTTGTTCTGTTtctaattgtatttttttttttggctggACAGGTTGAACCTAATGCCCGCAAAATTGAGGAGCATAGGAGAAAGTATGATCGCTTAAGAAAACAAAAGCAGCAGAAAGGAGATCCTGTCAAGACTGAAGCTTCTGTTAAGAAGGAGCAAGAAACTGAAACTCAAGTAAGTATAGATATATTTTCAGTGATTTAGCGATCTCTTTGGTAATTAGAGCATACATGATAAGATACACATTGGATGCCCCTTGGTGCTTGTATTACAAGGAATATTgctattcttttaaaattttgagatacAGCA contains:
- the LOC114178034 gene encoding TPR repeat-containing thioredoxin TDX isoform X2, with amino-acid sequence MQVQSITPPQPIPFLLQGLSPQPRCSHPSPTQNGDFYETKPDPPLSAQDDLVESDIELDNADVVEPDNDPPQKMGDPSVEVTEENRNAAQLAKSKAVDAISEGNLDEALDQLTEAILLNPQSAILYATRASVFVKLKKPNAAIRDADTALKINPDSAKGYKIRGMSRAMLGLWEEAASDLHVASKLDYDEELSTVLKKVEPNARKIEEHRRKYDRLRKQKQQKGDPVKTEASVKKEQETETQVQEALSALKDGQVIGIHSTGELEKKLSAASKTSRLAILYFTATWCGPCRFISPIYTSLAEKHPKVVFLKIDIDEARDVAASWNISSVPTFFFVKNGKEVDSVVGADKSTLERKIAQHAGSH
- the LOC114178034 gene encoding TPR repeat-containing thioredoxin TDX isoform X1, producing MEEGKLRELKQFIESCRSNPSLLHNPSLSFFKAYLLSLGARIPPQPKTEPGDFYETKPDPPLSAQDDLVESDIELDNADVVEPDNDPPQKMGDPSVEVTEENRNAAQLAKSKAVDAISEGNLDEALDQLTEAILLNPQSAILYATRASVFVKLKKPNAAIRDADTALKINPDSAKGYKIRGMSRAMLGLWEEAASDLHVASKLDYDEELSTVLKKVEPNARKIEEHRRKYDRLRKQKQQKGDPVKTEASVKKEQETETQVQEALSALKDGQVIGIHSTGELEKKLSAASKTSRLAILYFTATWCGPCRFISPIYTSLAEKHPKVVFLKIDIDEARDVAASWNISSVPTFFFVKNGKEVDSVVGADKSTLERKIAQHAGSH